gggcttctcatagcggtggcttctcttgttgtggtgcacgggctctagacgcgtgggcttcattcagtagttgtagcttgcgggctctagagtgcaggctcaatagttgtggcacatgggcttagttgctccgcggcacgtgggatcttcctcgaccagggctcgaacctacgtcccctgcatcggcaggcggattcttaaccactgcgtcaccagggaagcccagggacaaactttaaaaagaatttttttttttccttttatccttcGACCCTAATAAGAACTGGGCTGCCCCCTTGCGGCCTACTGATGTTATAGCTTCAATCAACCCACAGTCCCTGTGTCCTGTCCCCTTCTCTCCACTGTGCTCTCAATACTGCCAGGGGGAGTTCCCCGGTGGCTTAGTGGTTAGCACTCCGGGCTTTCGCTGCGGTCACCAggattcaattcctggttggggaactgagatcccgcaagcctcccggcaaagcaaaagaaaacaaacaaaacaaaacaaaacaaagcactgcAAGGGCCAGTCAATAGTAAACTCTGGACTTGCCACCCTCCGTCCTTCAAATCTTCTCCAGaggacaaatgaagaaactgaagctggaCAAGTACATAATCTAGGAGACCAGAGACCTACCCACTCTCCTTTTCTTGTGCTAAGAAACTCAGAACTAAGGGCGCAGGGCCCGGGGAACCGGGGTAGAAAAGTCTGGAGCAACCCAGCGGGGCTTTGACCTCCGGAGTCGTGGCGGGCTGGCATCTGAGCTGGTAACGTGCGTGGCGGGTTACATAAGGAAAGGGCTGGTGGAGCCGCCCCAGCGGGAGCCGGGGAGAGGACGCGGTGTTCTCGGCAGCAATCCCCACCCCCCTCACCCAGCAGGGCAGGAGGCACCCaacttggaggaggaggaggaggggaggatgaaACAGAGACCGGGGAGTCACGAGAGCTGGGCCGCCGAGAGGGGGAGAGTATACATAGTGGCACACATCTATTCTCTCACACACGTTGCAGACGCAAGTCGCTGATCGTTGCCACGTGCTGCACTCGTGAGCGGAGGCGCTGATAGGGGGCAGAGGGGCCGGTTCCCAAGGAAGAGCCAAGAGTCCCACATCCCAAGGCTCACCCCTTAGGTCACACAACCAGTCTGCACACTCCAGCTGCGCTGCTCCAGCACACCACCATCCTATTTAAAGCCACAGGCTCCGcccttttcctcccctcccttcttttccactctttttccatcctcctccttctctcatcACCGGGTCCTCCTCGCTAGCCGCATGTAGGGGCGGAGCACGGAATGCTTACCTTCCAACCAATCGTCACCTGACTGCCTCTTTATTGGCCGAACCCCTGTATGCTGTAGCAAATGGAATGTGAACTTCAGTAACGAGAGTCACGTGCCACCGGCTAGACAACCAATGAGGGTGCGAGGTCTGTGTACGCCGGAGGAAGGCACGTGCGGAGCTGCACGtgtctgggagggggaaggggcgggacccagtgggagggaggaggaggtgggtagCCCTGACCCGACAGTCGGAGTAGGAGCTGGAGACAGCCTCGGCTGAGCCGACCAACACAGGTGAGGAGACTCAAGTCAGGGAGCGATCCGCGCAGGAGGATCAGACCTTGTGGGAGTGGGCTTAGGGGCTCAACGCGGATATTGGTATTGCGAGGGATCGCATCACGTGGCAGGCGCGACTGGAGATGGCCCGGCGCAGGGATCCTGATCAGAAAGATTGGCAAGAGGAGGGAGGTTGCTGCCGGGTCCCTAGGTGGGTTCGGGTGCCGACGATTTCCGGCTTGCCGATGGAGTGATCTCAGGTAGAGACGCTCGCTGCGGGGTCAGGATGAGACCAGAAGAGGCGAACCGGGGAAAGGTGTCAAATCATTATATTTACTCTGAACTGAGGGAAAAGAGTCTGTGTCAGGCTAAGAGCTGCCCTGCGGAGGCCAGAGAGGCAATCCAGGTTCCTagtggaggaggggaggcggGGAAGATGACTTTTTTAATTGTCCCTGAGACAGGTAATattggggagggagagaagagatatTATGATCGCAGACAGTACACCCTAGTCTCCCAGTCCATTTCCTAATACTCAGATTCTGGTTTCAAACTCCCTCGCTTTGCTCTTCAGTTGCAGGTTCCGATGTTTGGGTACTCCGGGAGCTGCTCTCCAGCCCCTGCTTCTGAACCTATGGATTCTCCATCTAGCATTTCTTCCTACtctctttattcctctttttccaCCTCCCCAGTGAATAGTGATTCTGGCTTCCCCTCCGATAGTGAGAGGGAGGACAAGTGGGCCTATGGCCCCAGGCCAGACACTGTTGGTCAGAGGGGAGGTTCTCGGCCCAGCCCAGGTCCTATCCGCTGCAGGCAACGACCCAAGGTTTCCAGTAAGCAACCTACAGCATCTCACTCGGAACAGCGGGGCTTGGCTTCTTCTATGTCAGGATCTGGGGTCAAAAGATCAAGAGGTGGTGAATTGGAGACCAGTCTAAACATCCAGGGTTGTACTACAGAAGGAGacctgctctttgctcagaaGGTAAGAGAAAGCTGGGGAAAGGAGACCAAGTGGCTTAGCACCCAGTTGGTTGGTAAGGACCCCATGAGGATAGTATTGGCTCTCAGATTGGGAGATGGAAGAATAAGTACTGGTGTGGGCAGTTCTTGGTCTTCTCATACCCTTTGTCCTGTTTTTCTACAGTGTAAAGAGCTCCGAGGATTCATACCCCCTCTCACAGACCTACTGAATGGACTGAAGATGGGTCGATTTGAGAGAGGTAGTTATCTGATTACTTGCATTCATTTGAGCTACattcatctctctgtctctcaaaaTATGTTTTGAATGTGTATTTCTCTTAAGTCTTTGTTTGGGGCCTGGATGATTCGCTTTTTCTCCTGTGACAGTTTCTTTAGGTGAATCCATTTTAACCCCTTCTGTCTTTCCTTTACCTGATTAAATTCTTGAATCTCAATCCttgatctctctttctctttcctgaccCCAGGATTGAGCAGTTTCCAGCAGAGTGTGGCAATGGACAGGATCCAGCGTATAGTAGGTGTTTTGCAGAAGCCACAGATGGGGTAAATCCCCTTGATTCTTTCTTCAGTACTTCATAAAAAAGGAGCTATCTCCAATCCTGTCCTGTTGCTTTTTTCACACCTGAtgacttcttttttctcccaCAGAGAGCGTTATCTAGGAACCCTGCTACAGGTAGAAGGAATGTTAAAGACTTGGTTTCCTCATATAGCTGCCCAGAAGTCATCATTGCGTAGTCAGCTGACCAAGGTGAGAACTTATAAACCTGAGGAAAAGGTGGGGAaataaccaaagaaatgaagTGTACATGCAGAAATGGGCtccctcttccattttcttttggatCTTTTCATCAAGTTTTCTTTTCAGGGAAGGGAATGCCTAAACTTCCTTCATTGTCTTGATTTCTAGGTGTTTtgggttctgttttgtttggaTCATTTCTAGAAACTCCATGGAATTTAGCCCTGTTCCTCATGTTGTAGCTTATCTGCTTTCTGCATAGATACAGAATGCTTTTTACCTTGCCAAATGAATCATGCAGGAAGATTCCTCAGCTTCTCTCTGCAAATCTTTTCTCTTCTGCTGCCCCTaaacccctttccctctccctctttttactCCTTCCCAAGTACCCTTGTATCCCTCTGGAAGCATGGGTTTTGAGGACTGGTCACAAGAAGTACATTACTGGGAGGGGTGAAGGCACCCATGGGCACCCATAAGGAGAGTGTtgcaaagattattttttattttattttttatttatttttggctgcgttgggtcttcgttgctgcgcgtgggctttctctagttgcggcgagtggatatcagtctttgttgtggtgcgcaggcttctcattgcggtggcttctcttgttgtggagcatgggctctaggagcacaggcttcagttgttgtggcacgcagactcagtagttgtggtgcacgggcttagttgctccgctgcatgtgggatcttcctggacccatgccccctgccttggaaggtggattcttaaccacttgcaccaccagggaagtccctgaaaagaTTCTTAGATCTAGTGTGGAATGACCTATTTTCTGTGCCTTCAAATAATAGAGTATGTAGGGGGCACTCAAATGATAGGGAGAGGAAAGTCTCCTGTAGCTGATGGACAGTCCTTGTTTTCAACTGCTGTGGgaataattgatttaaaaataagcaggagaggacttccctggtggcacagtggttaagaatctgcctgccaacgcaggggacatggatttgagccatggtccgggaagatcccacatgccacagagcaactaagcctgtgcgccacaactactgaacctgcgctctagagcccatgagccacaactgcttaCGGAGCctaagtgccacaactactgaagcccgtgcatcgcaacaagagaagccactgcaatgaaaagcccatgcaccacaacaaagagtagcccccgctcgccgcaactagagaaagcccatgcacgcgcagcaacgaagacccaaggcagccaaaaaaataaataaataaaataaatgtatttttaaaattaaaaaataaatacataaacttaAGCAGGAGGATCTTGCCTGCATATTAATCTACACTTCTTAAGGAACTCAACATAGGAAATTAGAACTTAAAATACAGAAATTGGGAAATGATGATTCCAgttaaaaatagactttttagAAAGAAGTTCTGAAATAAATTAGTTCATAAATAGTGAGAATCTATGggactgtttgttttattttgtatacgTGTGAATAGCCAGTGCCTATATAGTGTGTGGTACaagaatttgttaaataaatggaagTACAGTTTGGTTACTAAAACTTTTACTTAGTCATGGACTGACAGGAAATTATCTATTGCATAAAACAAGGTATGTTAGCATTACAGAGTTCCCAAGGAAAGCAAATGTTTAAGCAAACAGGTGGAATTAATCTGAAAGCTTTCTcacataattttttctcttttctccccgtCCCTAGCATTCTCCAGGCCACCACAGTTATCCAGCTGCTTCCTCTCCTGCACTTTCTGTGGAAAAGATGGACCAGACACAGCTAGGACAGCTAATATTGAAACCAAAGCAGCCTTGGCACCTCACTGAATGGCCAGCTATGAACCTCACTTGGATCCACACTACTCCCATTTGCAATCCCCCTCTCAGTTCCCCAGGTACCATCTCCTTTAGCCATGGTCCTTTAGGCACTGGAACCAGCATTGGTGTCATCCTTTTCCTCCAGCATGGAGTACAGCCCTTCACCCA
This genomic stretch from Kogia breviceps isolate mKogBre1 chromosome 1, mKogBre1 haplotype 1, whole genome shotgun sequence harbors:
- the CIART gene encoding circadian-associated transcriptional repressor isoform X1; this translates as MRPEEANRGKLQVPMFGYSGSCSPAPASEPMDSPSSISSYSLYSSFSTSPVNSDSGFPSDSEREDKWAYGPRPDTVGQRGGSRPSPGPIRCRQRPKVSSKQPTASHSEQRGLASSMSGSGVKRSRGGELETSLNIQGCTTEGDLLFAQKCKELRGFIPPLTDLLNGLKMGRFERGLSSFQQSVAMDRIQRIVGVLQKPQMGERYLGTLLQVEGMLKTWFPHIAAQKSSLRSQLTKHSPGHHSYPAASSPALSVEKMDQTQLGQLILKPKQPWHLTEWPAMNLTWIHTTPICNPPLSSPGTISFSHGPLGTGTSIGVILFLQHGVQPFTHSAPTTPVPSTTTASPVIPGDPKKLSGEGPCCHNLPVTLPSDWTCTPSPPGLPTMTREMTMGDLEQMRSHPSVAPDVHPLNP
- the CIART gene encoding circadian-associated transcriptional repressor isoform X2, whose protein sequence is MFGYSGSCSPAPASEPMDSPSSISSYSLYSSFSTSPVNSDSGFPSDSEREDKWAYGPRPDTVGQRGGSRPSPGPIRCRQRPKVSSKQPTASHSEQRGLASSMSGSGVKRSRGGELETSLNIQGCTTEGDLLFAQKCKELRGFIPPLTDLLNGLKMGRFERGLSSFQQSVAMDRIQRIVGVLQKPQMGERYLGTLLQVEGMLKTWFPHIAAQKSSLRSQLTKHSPGHHSYPAASSPALSVEKMDQTQLGQLILKPKQPWHLTEWPAMNLTWIHTTPICNPPLSSPGTISFSHGPLGTGTSIGVILFLQHGVQPFTHSAPTTPVPSTTTASPVIPGDPKKLSGEGPCCHNLPVTLPSDWTCTPSPPGLPTMTREMTMGDLEQMRSHPSVAPDVHPLNP